In Vibrio sp. NTOU-M3, the following proteins share a genomic window:
- a CDS encoding GGDEF domain-containing protein: MTHFAGRHLEEMADIRATRKCKIVLLCSIVSMLIMLGYSAVHILGGNYPFALLNVLCALILSFNLWHLYHLKEVNYSDHILTAVLLFQGIILLLYGEFLPDRLLWLFPIIATIVLINDFKLGLVFSVSFCLLTLFATLFTDAVYLGVNVASDRFLLSLFALCLLCNVSSYYYTKVMNYIQSLYKEGIEDLAYLDQLTGLANRWSFENWALEKLSELGNSRNLTALVFLDIDDFKTINDTYGHDVGDRVLQHFSNRLKNNIRSKDRKTNKHDYSIARFAGDEFVLLLYDVKSRKDLDGILHRICHLFENSYQGSERINHLTVSVGVALYPEDADSLPELTRCADKAMYAAKHSGKNQFRYYQGVTSAPLDHFHRNVDKKVTPIKKA; this comes from the coding sequence ATGACACACTTTGCCGGCAGGCATCTTGAAGAAATGGCAGATATTCGAGCTACACGAAAATGTAAAATCGTGTTGTTATGCTCTATCGTATCCATGCTAATCATGCTTGGCTATAGCGCTGTCCATATTCTCGGAGGAAACTACCCCTTCGCTCTACTCAACGTCTTGTGTGCACTCATCCTTTCCTTCAACCTGTGGCACTTATACCACCTAAAAGAAGTCAATTACTCTGATCATATCCTTACTGCGGTTTTGCTCTTTCAAGGGATCATCTTGTTGCTCTATGGCGAATTTCTTCCAGATCGCCTACTTTGGCTCTTTCCAATCATCGCTACTATCGTGCTTATTAACGATTTTAAGCTCGGCTTGGTCTTTAGTGTTTCATTTTGTTTGCTGACTTTATTTGCCACTCTGTTTACAGATGCCGTCTACCTAGGAGTCAATGTAGCAAGTGATCGATTCCTGCTCAGTCTTTTTGCTTTGTGCCTGCTCTGCAACGTTTCCTCCTATTACTACACCAAGGTTATGAATTACATCCAATCACTCTATAAAGAAGGTATTGAAGATCTCGCCTATTTAGATCAACTCACAGGTCTTGCTAATCGCTGGAGCTTCGAAAACTGGGCACTGGAGAAACTTTCTGAGCTCGGAAACTCAAGAAACCTCACTGCATTGGTATTTTTAGATATTGATGATTTCAAAACGATTAATGATACTTATGGTCATGATGTGGGGGATCGGGTACTTCAACACTTTTCTAACCGACTAAAAAACAATATTCGCTCAAAAGATAGGAAAACCAATAAGCACGACTATTCTATCGCCCGCTTCGCCGGAGATGAGTTTGTTCTATTGTTATATGATGTGAAAAGTAGGAAAGATCTCGATGGCATATTGCACCGCATATGCCATTTATTTGAAAACAGTTATCAAGGCTCTGAACGCATCAATCATTTAACCGTCAGTGTCGGTGTCGCGTTATACCCTGAAGATGCAGACTCACTACCTGAGCTCACTCGGTGCGCTGACAAAGCGATGTATGCCGCAAAGCACAGTGGAAAGAACCAGTTTAGATACTATCAAGGGGTGACATCTGCCCCCCTTGATCATTTTCATCGTAACGTTGATAAAAAAGTAACACCGATTAAGAAAGCCTAA
- a CDS encoding DMT family transporter, whose translation MPMSPILFMLGSTLSLSVTGLLSKYLTHEMNIYLLSELRFLIPALLLLPLFFTQRFRFPASGVRRALLIRAGSIAICQLAFLFSLEHLSLVESVVLFSTGPLFIPLLERVFFAVPLKLSAVVSLCITFLGVVLMTGDLSSFHLRLELLIGLAAGLFNAASQLSLYRMSKSSLGATEINFWTFLLAAALLLPMTLWVWVSGSGESVDWVNEQAFLSGAALVTMSVMIINTQICRAKAYKMVASNSQLAPLIFTNLLFAAIWQVLFFDEAFSLHQIFGISLMVFALISQSVMPRWRSNRSMTIKQRAA comes from the coding sequence ATGCCTATGTCCCCAATTTTATTTATGCTTGGTTCTACACTGAGCCTTTCCGTGACAGGTTTATTGTCAAAATACCTTACACATGAAATGAATATTTACTTATTAAGCGAGTTACGCTTTCTCATTCCTGCACTGCTGTTATTGCCACTGTTCTTTACTCAACGTTTTCGCTTTCCAGCATCAGGAGTTCGAAGAGCTTTACTGATACGTGCTGGATCGATTGCGATTTGTCAGCTTGCATTCCTGTTTTCTCTTGAACACTTAAGTTTGGTTGAAAGCGTGGTGCTATTTAGTACCGGTCCTTTATTTATTCCTTTGCTTGAACGTGTTTTCTTTGCTGTTCCGTTAAAACTGTCTGCCGTTGTGAGTCTATGCATTACCTTTTTAGGCGTCGTATTGATGACAGGGGATCTTTCATCTTTCCATCTTAGGCTCGAATTATTGATTGGCTTGGCGGCAGGTTTGTTTAATGCGGCTTCACAGCTCAGTCTGTATCGAATGAGTAAGAGCTCATTAGGAGCAACAGAAATCAATTTCTGGACGTTTCTATTAGCTGCGGCTTTGTTGCTACCGATGACCTTGTGGGTTTGGGTGAGTGGTAGTGGGGAGAGTGTCGATTGGGTTAATGAACAGGCGTTTTTATCTGGTGCTGCGCTTGTTACGATGTCTGTGATGATCATTAATACACAGATATGTCGAGCAAAAGCCTATAAAATGGTGGCGTCGAATTCTCAACTCGCACCGCTTATATTTACCAACTTGCTGTTTGCTGCAATTTGGCAAGTATTATTCTTTGACGAAGCATTCAGCTTGCATCAAATTTTCGGTATATCTCTTATGGTATTTGCTTTGATCAGCCAATCCGTGATGCCGAGATGGCGTAGTAATAGAAGCATGACTATAAAACAAAGAGCAGCCTAG
- a CDS encoding LysR substrate-binding domain-containing protein, giving the protein MMKLPPLKALYSFIAVVETGGMTQAAEQLNVSHSAVSQAIKSLESQIGQPLFKRIGRHVVLNTAGRQYYKQVAPAIEQIVNATHQLIANQSSHRLTLNMINSLTMHWWIPRVHQFNEYAPQLDLRISTLAGTFVMEAEGVDAAIIHGTSEEWPDYYCELLSEDELIMVCSPELYAITSDPTELLRRFPAITTDNDRRKFDWQVWCCAFDVALPRIARNLSFTSSIQAVQAAIRKQGIFVTHRQFVKDDVKQGLLKEVGTPVQNPHQQFYFVCPPNKLKNEHILTVRNWLKSEFGSQESVKT; this is encoded by the coding sequence ATTATGAAACTACCTCCCTTAAAAGCGCTGTACTCATTTATTGCTGTCGTTGAAACCGGAGGCATGACCCAAGCCGCAGAACAACTGAATGTTAGTCATTCTGCTGTCAGTCAAGCTATCAAGTCATTAGAAAGCCAAATTGGTCAGCCGCTGTTCAAGCGAATTGGACGTCATGTCGTCCTCAATACAGCAGGTCGTCAGTACTACAAACAAGTTGCACCCGCGATTGAACAAATCGTCAACGCAACTCACCAGTTAATAGCAAACCAAAGTTCTCACCGCCTCACTTTAAATATGATTAACTCGCTCACCATGCATTGGTGGATTCCCCGAGTTCATCAATTCAATGAGTACGCACCACAGTTAGATCTGCGCATATCGACCCTTGCAGGTACGTTTGTCATGGAAGCGGAAGGAGTAGATGCCGCCATTATTCACGGAACGAGTGAGGAATGGCCAGATTACTACTGTGAACTGCTTTCTGAAGATGAGCTCATCATGGTATGTAGCCCAGAGTTATATGCGATAACCTCCGATCCCACTGAGCTATTGCGTCGCTTTCCTGCGATTACTACAGACAACGATAGAAGAAAGTTTGATTGGCAAGTCTGGTGTTGTGCCTTTGATGTCGCTTTACCTCGCATTGCTCGTAATTTATCTTTCACCTCTTCTATTCAAGCCGTTCAGGCTGCGATTCGAAAGCAAGGGATATTTGTTACACACCGTCAGTTTGTCAAAGATGATGTAAAACAAGGGTTATTGAAAGAAGTCGGTACACCCGTTCAGAATCCACATCAGCAATTTTACTTTGTGTGTCCACCCAACAAGCTTAAGAATGAGCATATTCTCACTGTAAGAAATTGGTTAAAAAGTGAATTCGGCTCTCAGGAATCCGTCAAAACTTAA
- a CDS encoding pyrimidine/purine nucleoside phosphorylase: protein MINENSYFDGGVKSLGFDQQGSSVSVGVMLPGEYTFGTAAPERMTVVKGELVIKRDGETEWSSFKSGEAFEVKGDSSFDLQVSIATAYLCEYL from the coding sequence ATGATAAACGAAAACAGTTACTTTGATGGTGGTGTTAAGTCTTTAGGATTTGACCAACAAGGTTCAAGCGTCAGCGTAGGTGTCATGTTACCTGGTGAATATACCTTTGGTACCGCCGCGCCAGAACGCATGACTGTCGTTAAAGGTGAACTCGTTATTAAGCGTGACGGCGAGACTGAGTGGAGTTCTTTTAAATCAGGAGAAGCCTTTGAAGTAAAAGGTGATTCATCTTTCGATCTGCAAGTCAGTATTGCGACAGCATACTTGTGTGAATACTTGTAA
- a CDS encoding pirin family protein, producing MTTQRKIKQIIASHPTSDGDGVQIRRVAGFNNASFSPFLMIDELKSDNSADYIGGFPPHPHRGIETLTYMLNGHFQHKDHMGNVGELRSGGAQWMAAGKGVIHSEMPIMDKGSLHGFQIWINQPAELKMSPARYHDFQSETIMEYQQDGMGLLRVIAGQFDLKSTTVRGPLDQTGVPLNVADWRASRHSDLQFATSSFQNAMLYVYQGSVIVEDIKLSEGELGLLSLGDEVSIQTENEAGVLVFTGDPIDEPVVHYGPFVMNSIEEIEQAIKDYNSGSFAQY from the coding sequence ATGACAACACAAAGAAAAATAAAACAAATCATCGCATCTCACCCCACATCAGACGGTGATGGTGTTCAGATTCGTCGTGTTGCTGGCTTCAATAATGCAAGTTTCTCGCCATTCTTAATGATCGATGAGCTGAAGTCAGATAACAGTGCTGATTACATCGGTGGGTTCCCACCTCATCCACATCGAGGCATTGAAACCCTAACTTATATGTTAAACGGCCACTTTCAACACAAAGATCATATGGGGAATGTGGGCGAATTACGCTCTGGTGGCGCACAATGGATGGCGGCTGGAAAAGGAGTTATTCATAGTGAAATGCCCATAATGGATAAGGGCTCGCTCCATGGTTTTCAAATCTGGATTAACCAACCCGCAGAGTTGAAAATGTCACCCGCTCGCTATCATGACTTTCAGTCAGAAACGATCATGGAATACCAGCAAGATGGTATGGGTTTACTTAGAGTAATAGCAGGTCAGTTTGATCTCAAGAGCACCACCGTCCGCGGACCGCTGGACCAAACGGGTGTGCCTCTCAACGTTGCTGACTGGCGAGCATCTCGTCATTCTGATTTGCAATTTGCGACAAGTAGTTTTCAAAATGCCATGTTATATGTTTATCAAGGCTCTGTAATTGTTGAGGATATTAAACTTTCTGAAGGCGAATTGGGGCTATTAAGCTTAGGCGATGAGGTCTCGATTCAAACAGAAAATGAAGCAGGCGTTTTGGTTTTCACTGGTGATCCTATCGATGAACCAGTTGTCCATTATGGCCCTTTTGTTATGAACAGCATTGAAGAAATCGAACAAGCAATCAAGGATTATAACAGCGGGAGTTTTGCTCAATATTAA
- a CDS encoding diguanylate cyclase, producing the protein MKETHGGHKTVILLFVAIVMLSIVMIEFLNRSQASFVRDGLLTRAKEELSIIRSELEAAIVSDIYIANSLSALVSANPDIQFVNWISLASSIKRKSSHIQVIGLAPNDVVEYVYPIKGNEEVIGLDYRSVPTQWRSIKKAKEIEEIFISGPVSLVQGGNALIARVPIFVDPPLNLRYWGVCSIVLNLDTLYLDVGIPAFAYKYHLAIRGVDSAGKDGELFYGEQTTFDNAFAVEEVHFPYGGWVIAAAAKDNLIEQVPWYRVHIARVLGYPVILMLLLAFGTIYHLYTLAYERSLHDELTRLPNRRYFIYTLKHHFDTVARNKKGDVFAILNIDIDKFKSINDNYGHAAGDKVLIACAERIRSTLRATDVVARMGGDEFLVLLPRISKPEDVDMINIELQKAICHTPVIYEQHLINLSVSVGYALYKPEFDDIHQMMKLADTRMYEEKRRQSAYFL; encoded by the coding sequence ATGAAAGAAACTCATGGTGGGCATAAAACCGTAATATTGCTGTTTGTAGCGATTGTTATGCTGTCCATTGTTATGATTGAGTTCCTGAATCGTAGTCAAGCGTCGTTTGTCCGAGACGGGTTGCTGACACGAGCGAAAGAAGAGCTATCCATTATTCGATCTGAATTAGAAGCCGCGATTGTGTCAGATATCTACATTGCGAATAGTCTATCGGCACTCGTTTCTGCTAATCCGGATATTCAGTTTGTTAACTGGATATCGCTTGCATCGAGCATCAAAAGAAAAAGCAGTCATATTCAGGTGATTGGGCTCGCCCCCAATGATGTGGTTGAGTATGTCTATCCGATCAAAGGAAATGAAGAAGTTATCGGGTTAGATTATCGAAGTGTGCCTACTCAATGGCGTTCGATAAAGAAAGCCAAAGAGATAGAAGAAATTTTCATTTCCGGGCCCGTGAGTTTAGTGCAAGGTGGGAATGCGTTAATCGCACGTGTCCCTATTTTTGTCGATCCACCTTTAAACCTAAGGTATTGGGGGGTGTGTAGCATTGTGCTTAACTTGGATACCTTGTACCTTGATGTCGGCATTCCGGCTTTTGCGTACAAGTACCATTTGGCAATACGAGGAGTAGATAGCGCAGGGAAAGATGGCGAACTGTTTTATGGTGAGCAAACGACCTTTGATAATGCATTTGCAGTGGAAGAAGTCCATTTTCCGTATGGTGGTTGGGTAATTGCGGCAGCAGCAAAAGACAACCTGATTGAGCAAGTGCCATGGTATCGGGTTCATATAGCTAGAGTATTAGGGTACCCAGTGATCCTGATGTTACTGCTGGCATTTGGCACCATTTATCATTTGTACACATTGGCTTATGAGCGCTCATTGCACGACGAATTAACTCGGCTTCCCAATCGCCGTTATTTCATATACACCCTAAAACATCATTTCGATACTGTAGCCAGAAACAAAAAAGGGGATGTATTTGCGATCCTCAATATAGATATCGATAAGTTCAAATCGATTAACGATAACTATGGACATGCGGCAGGGGACAAGGTGCTGATCGCTTGTGCAGAAAGGATACGATCAACATTACGTGCGACCGATGTAGTAGCGCGTATGGGAGGAGATGAATTCTTGGTTCTATTGCCTCGAATCTCCAAACCAGAAGATGTAGACATGATTAATATCGAGCTACAGAAGGCAATCTGTCATACCCCAGTAATTTACGAACAGCACCTGATTAACCTCAGTGTGAGTGTCGGCTATGCGTTGTATAAACCAGAGTTTGACGATATTCACCAAATGATGAAGTTAGCGGATACGCGTATGTATGAAGAGAAACGCCGACAAAGCGCCTACTTCTTATAA
- a CDS encoding DUF3541 domain-containing protein, translating to MRNSLIALCLSLTCSFSALASVEDVPKLSYPDSAAVIRQTYEPQLYTLSAFKEGHYGLRMFRQTLDTKYRAAVWSDLARVSSRLNQFAAEVYTPEQIYLYSEKRLSGYIGDKDERSVRRYTVTKHTPEYLYLGVGLLGSMARANEYGLQHVEDKKLRRIIRRYDFKKYATDQEMIRAWAAQLANQVYWLRQLGEQDVVNDFISAFKTTYPDIDDKGLSKQQYGNKLYGMTHIIFADSQYYQRQINETTHQWIYDYFRQNIDTILLRAKEDVIAEVGISFLLAGLENDPVVEKTRAKIQSSIDLQHGMIPSVTGDFDLEYGEHRNVLAIMLLDWKGVNQAPNIQNHPRMFSGLPYGLVAKK from the coding sequence ATGCGCAACTCTTTGATAGCATTATGCCTTTCTTTAACATGTTCTTTCAGCGCTTTAGCCTCGGTTGAAGACGTACCAAAGCTTTCTTATCCTGATTCTGCAGCTGTCATTCGACAGACATACGAACCTCAACTCTATACGCTTTCAGCCTTTAAAGAAGGGCATTATGGCCTGCGCATGTTCAGGCAAACACTGGACACCAAATATCGTGCTGCGGTTTGGAGTGATCTGGCCCGTGTAAGTAGTCGGTTAAATCAATTTGCGGCCGAAGTTTATACACCAGAGCAGATCTATTTGTATTCAGAAAAACGTCTCAGTGGTTATATTGGTGACAAAGATGAACGCAGTGTCCGACGCTACACCGTGACCAAACACACGCCTGAATATCTCTATTTGGGTGTTGGGTTGTTGGGCTCAATGGCAAGAGCGAATGAATATGGACTCCAGCATGTTGAAGATAAAAAACTGCGCCGCATTATTCGTCGTTACGATTTCAAAAAATACGCCACCGATCAGGAAATGATCCGCGCTTGGGCAGCTCAACTTGCCAATCAAGTTTACTGGCTACGTCAACTCGGTGAACAGGACGTGGTCAATGACTTCATCAGCGCATTCAAAACAACCTATCCGGACATTGATGACAAAGGACTTTCCAAACAGCAGTATGGCAACAAGCTTTATGGCATGACACATATTATTTTTGCTGATTCACAGTACTACCAGCGTCAAATTAATGAAACAACACACCAATGGATTTACGACTACTTCCGCCAGAACATCGATACCATTTTACTCAGAGCAAAAGAGGATGTAATCGCTGAAGTTGGTATTTCCTTCCTGCTTGCTGGCTTAGAAAACGATCCTGTAGTCGAAAAGACACGCGCCAAGATCCAATCTTCTATCGACCTGCAACACGGTATGATCCCATCCGTCACTGGAGATTTTGATCTCGAGTATGGGGAACATCGTAACGTATTAGCCATCATGTTATTGGATTGGAAAGGTGTTAACCAAGCCCCCAATATTCAGAACCACCCACGCATGTTCTCTGGGTTGCCCTATGGTTTAGTTGCCAAAAAATAA
- a CDS encoding DUF962 domain-containing protein: protein MRQLSDWLSAYGESHQNPINQKIHHIAVPGIFLSIVGLIWSIPTLSIAGIEFNWVWPAIVPVLIFYFRLSLSVFLMMLGFTFACITLIWCLELLHVPIFLVSVCGFVILWLFQFIGHKVEGKKPSFFTDIQFLLIGPIWVFRKH, encoded by the coding sequence ATGCGTCAATTATCAGATTGGCTTTCAGCGTATGGAGAAAGCCATCAAAATCCAATCAATCAGAAAATCCATCACATTGCTGTTCCGGGTATCTTCTTGTCGATTGTCGGCTTGATTTGGTCGATTCCTACCTTGAGCATTGCTGGCATCGAGTTTAACTGGGTGTGGCCTGCAATAGTTCCTGTTTTGATTTTTTACTTTCGTCTATCGCTCAGCGTGTTTCTCATGATGCTCGGGTTTACCTTTGCATGCATTACACTTATTTGGTGTTTAGAGCTGCTTCATGTCCCTATTTTCCTCGTATCTGTTTGTGGTTTTGTCATTCTTTGGTTGTTTCAATTTATTGGTCATAAGGTTGAAGGTAAGAAACCTTCTTTCTTTACTGATATCCAATTCCTACTGATTGGCCCTATATGGGTGTTTCGTAAACACTGA
- a CDS encoding TrkH family potassium uptake protein — protein MNSFQRQGLFYSLEPEMKQQKGSEPRIILISFLAVLLPAAILLTLPVFSVTGLSITDALFTATSAISVTGLGVVDTGEHFTLAGKILLMCLMQIGGLGQMTLSAVLLYMFGVRLSLKQQALAKDALGQDRKVNLRKLVKKIIIFALVAEGLGFTILAFRWVPEFGLGTGLFYALFHAISAFNNAGFALFSDSMMSFVDDPLVIFTLAGLFIFGGLGFTVIGDVAMNWRKGFHFLHLHTKIMLLATPALLLVGTILFWCLERNNMATMGPLDLSGQWLAAFFQSASARTAGFNSVDLTHFSQPALLIMIILMLIGAGSTSTGGGIKVSTFAVAFVATWTFLRQKRHVVMFKRTVNWPTVTKALAIIVVSGAMLTTAMFLLMLTEQASFDKVMFETISAFATVGLTAGLTAELSEAGKYIMIVVMIIGRIGPLTLAYMLARPEPTLIKYPEDNVLTG, from the coding sequence ATGAACTCATTTCAGCGACAAGGGTTGTTCTATTCGTTAGAGCCAGAAATGAAACAACAGAAAGGCTCTGAACCTAGAATCATTCTTATCAGCTTTTTAGCTGTATTGCTCCCTGCGGCCATCTTACTCACATTACCCGTATTTTCGGTAACTGGGCTTTCAATTACGGATGCGCTTTTTACCGCAACGTCTGCCATTAGTGTGACTGGGTTGGGTGTGGTTGATACTGGTGAGCATTTTACGCTTGCAGGAAAGATCTTGCTGATGTGTCTGATGCAAATTGGCGGTTTGGGGCAAATGACGTTGTCTGCGGTTTTGTTGTATATGTTTGGGGTGCGCCTTAGTCTAAAACAGCAAGCATTAGCAAAAGACGCATTAGGACAAGATCGTAAGGTAAATTTAAGAAAGCTCGTTAAGAAGATCATTATTTTTGCGCTGGTTGCAGAAGGGCTCGGCTTTACAATTTTAGCATTTCGTTGGGTGCCTGAATTCGGGTTGGGCACGGGACTTTTTTATGCCCTTTTCCATGCGATTTCAGCCTTTAACAATGCCGGTTTTGCATTGTTCTCCGATAGCATGATGAGCTTTGTCGATGATCCATTAGTCATATTTACATTGGCAGGGTTGTTCATCTTTGGTGGGCTAGGTTTCACCGTGATTGGTGATGTCGCAATGAACTGGCGCAAAGGCTTCCACTTTTTGCATCTTCACACCAAAATCATGTTGTTGGCGACACCTGCACTGTTATTGGTGGGGACCATTCTCTTTTGGTGTTTAGAGCGAAATAATATGGCGACAATGGGGCCTTTAGATTTGTCTGGTCAATGGCTTGCTGCTTTCTTTCAATCTGCAAGTGCAAGGACTGCTGGCTTCAACAGTGTCGACCTGACACACTTCTCTCAGCCAGCGCTGCTTATCATGATTATTTTGATGCTGATTGGTGCCGGTTCTACTTCAACGGGTGGCGGTATAAAAGTGTCGACATTTGCTGTTGCATTTGTGGCTACTTGGACATTCTTACGCCAAAAACGACATGTAGTGATGTTTAAACGTACCGTTAACTGGCCGACCGTTACCAAAGCTTTGGCGATCATTGTGGTTAGTGGTGCGATGTTAACCACGGCGATGTTTTTGTTGATGCTGACCGAGCAAGCGAGTTTCGACAAGGTCATGTTTGAAACGATCTCGGCATTTGCGACAGTGGGGTTAACGGCAGGCCTGACGGCAGAGCTTTCTGAAGCTGGTAAGTACATCATGATCGTGGTGATGATCATTGGTCGTATTGGACCACTAACATTGGCTTATATGTTGGCCCGCCCGGAACCAACATTGATCAAATACCCAGAAGATAACGTTCTAACAGGGTAA
- a CDS encoding DUF2850 domain-containing protein: protein MRSPSLFKTLFAVVFGVLAIAFSLLLYFSYQDYVHPKHVYGKWIEVGAPGYNVEVLVLSEQGVLRNNRLVATQFEFDGKKVYVETGQGTSIYQIAGTMNSPQLRRLVPNSPTQRFIKEGYENTVDMEGGGAAKHRRAALSEHFGNK, encoded by the coding sequence ATGAGAAGTCCTTCGCTTTTTAAAACTCTGTTTGCGGTTGTCTTTGGCGTCCTAGCCATTGCCTTCTCGCTATTGCTGTACTTTAGCTATCAAGACTATGTTCATCCAAAACATGTCTACGGAAAGTGGATTGAAGTGGGTGCACCTGGCTACAACGTTGAAGTATTAGTGCTGAGTGAACAAGGAGTGCTACGCAATAATCGCCTTGTTGCAACACAGTTCGAGTTTGACGGAAAGAAAGTCTATGTGGAGACTGGTCAAGGAACATCCATTTACCAGATAGCAGGTACCATGAATTCCCCTCAACTTCGGCGATTGGTTCCAAACAGCCCTACTCAGCGTTTTATTAAAGAGGGGTATGAAAATACCGTGGATATGGAAGGAGGCGGTGCCGCAAAGCACCGGCGCGCCGCACTATCTGAACACTTCGGAAACAAATAG
- a CDS encoding DUF3612 domain-containing protein, producing MSLSKSLIRQSHFLGTKIRNLRKRNHLTMEDLSARCVRVSPEYAPSVSYLSMIERGKRVPSIDMLEVIAEVFQKDPAWFLDDEPEQNAITPDKGNRGGISGMALEPSFLFSNDILQIAIPEMLSQTGITGRQFAHLLIRAHQESHQNHFPDLERAAEEVGLKRLNLSVEDLMDIARSIGLTIRWVSRAPQDVVDELGVSAKQVVTSFFEPPGSIYLNEVLKEYPTRLKYDLAVYIGHCVLHSKEGLKSVLSVGHSNEWNNGMTPPSSSELNSQDILQAWRDFESSFFAGALLCPKVPFRQLLDRNGYEIDVHKKAGVSPSVAMRRMTVVSPYPHWHYFDAYGQNKLKAVYRGNGIPLPWGNMRQVNDPCQHWAVFRRLSEPREGSSAQISILHVGDEPRIYCCESVNMTDPAGNNRVLCAGIDLNPAIDAQGGNSREIAEDLKAMCVQNGGTSAIPHHIQKEFTTIARILNINWIERGLQSEARVICSRGAVCPRKPSCYQPCS from the coding sequence ATGTCGCTGTCGAAAAGTCTGATCCGCCAGTCCCACTTTTTAGGGACAAAAATTAGAAACCTGAGAAAACGCAACCATTTAACGATGGAAGATCTCTCAGCTCGCTGTGTTCGTGTTAGCCCCGAATACGCGCCTTCCGTTTCTTATCTATCCATGATTGAGCGCGGAAAGCGTGTTCCCAGTATCGATATGTTGGAAGTCATCGCTGAGGTATTTCAGAAAGATCCAGCATGGTTTCTCGATGATGAACCTGAACAAAATGCCATCACTCCGGATAAAGGTAATCGTGGTGGCATCAGCGGCATGGCACTAGAGCCTAGCTTTCTTTTCTCAAATGACATATTGCAAATTGCCATTCCAGAAATGCTGTCACAAACCGGGATCACTGGACGACAATTTGCGCACCTGCTGATTCGTGCTCACCAAGAGAGCCATCAGAATCATTTTCCTGATCTAGAGCGCGCAGCAGAAGAAGTTGGCCTAAAGCGCCTCAATCTGTCGGTTGAAGATTTGATGGACATAGCTCGTAGCATTGGCCTTACCATTCGCTGGGTTTCAAGAGCACCACAGGACGTAGTGGATGAACTTGGCGTCAGTGCAAAACAAGTTGTCACCTCTTTTTTTGAGCCGCCAGGCAGCATTTATCTCAATGAAGTACTCAAAGAGTACCCTACCCGGCTGAAATATGATTTGGCGGTCTACATTGGGCACTGCGTATTGCATAGCAAGGAAGGTCTGAAAAGCGTTCTTTCTGTTGGTCACAGTAACGAGTGGAACAATGGCATGACGCCACCCAGTAGTTCTGAGCTCAATTCTCAAGATATTTTACAAGCTTGGCGAGACTTTGAGTCGAGCTTTTTTGCCGGGGCGTTATTATGCCCCAAAGTCCCTTTTCGACAGTTGTTGGATCGCAATGGGTACGAAATCGATGTTCACAAAAAAGCGGGGGTATCCCCTTCAGTTGCAATGCGACGTATGACGGTGGTATCACCTTACCCACATTGGCACTATTTTGATGCTTACGGGCAAAACAAACTTAAAGCCGTTTATCGGGGTAATGGTATTCCACTTCCTTGGGGCAACATGAGACAAGTCAATGACCCTTGCCAACATTGGGCTGTTTTTCGTCGTTTGTCGGAACCTAGAGAAGGAAGTTCTGCTCAAATTTCTATCTTACATGTTGGCGATGAACCAAGGATCTATTGTTGTGAGTCCGTAAATATGACCGATCCTGCGGGGAATAATCGCGTGTTATGTGCTGGTATTGACCTTAACCCCGCTATCGACGCGCAAGGTGGCAACTCAAGAGAAATCGCAGAAGATCTGAAAGCTATGTGTGTGCAAAACGGGGGCACATCAGCCATTCCACACCATATTCAGAAAGAGTTCACGACTATTGCTCGCATTCTTAACATCAACTGGATAGAAAGAGGGTTGCAATCAGAAGCAAGAGTTATCTGCTCAAGGGGGGCGGTATGCCCGAGAAAGCCAAGTTGCTATCAACCATGTAGCTAA